GTTTGTTTATCGCGCCAGGCGATAATTCAGATGCGTTCTACCACAAAAAGGCAGCGATCATGTCTACTCGTCGTTTTACCACTACCGCGCTGGCCGTAGTGTTATCTTTATCATTTGCAACTGCACCTGTTATGGCTAATCCAGGCAATGGAAATGGCCATGGCAATGGCGGTGGGCAAGGTAATAGCGGCAATCATGGTAACGGGAATTCAGGTAAAGGGAATTCCGATAACCATGGTAATAAGCAGAATAACGGCAACCAAAATCCGGGCAAATCAAATAAAAGCGTCAGTGATGATGTGAATGCCCGCGTTAGTTACGATCATGCTCGTCATCTGGCGCTGAACTATGGCTTAACAGGCTATGATTCGCTTCCGCCGGGGATTGCGAAAAACCTGGCACGCGGTAAACCACTGCCTCCGGGTATTGCGAAAAAAACTGTTCCGGCCTCGATGCTCGGTCAATTGCCTTCTTACCCTGGCTATGAATGGCGGGTAGTGGGGAAAGATCTGGTATTAATTGCGCTGAGTACTGCGATTGTGACAACCATTATTAATGGTGTCTTCGACTAATAAATAAAACGCCCGGTGAAAACCGGGCGTTTTGTTAATACATGACCTTGTGACCGTACTGCTCCAGAATACCTTTTACGCGCTCCATGGTCTCTTTTTTCGGTGGCTTCACGCCATCCAGTTTGTACTCTTCGCCCATTGCCACCCATTTATGTTTGCCCAGCTCGTGATACGGCAGCAATTCAATTTTCTCGACGTTACCCATATCACGCGTGAACTCACCCAGGCGGTGGGCAGAGTCGTCATCATCTGACCAGCCCGGCACCACCACATAACGGATCCAGGTTTTGATGCCTTTGGCGGCAATGTATTTCGCGAACTCTAACGTGCGGTGGTTGGAAACACCCACCAGGTTCTGGTGGATCTCGTCATTCATCTGCTTGAGATCGAGCATCACCAGGTCGGTGACTTCCAGCAGTTCGTCGATCACCGGATCGTAGCGGCGAACAAAGCCGTTGGTATCCAGGCAGGTATGAATGCTCTCTTTATGACAGGCACGGAACCAGTCGCGCACAAACTCGGCCTGCAGGATTGCTTCCCCGCCGGATGCGGTCACGCCGCCGCCGGAGGCGTTCATGAAGTGGCGATAGGTCACCACCTCTTTCATTAATTCTTCAACGGTGACTTCTTTGCCGCCGTGGGTATCCCATGTATCACGGTTATGGCAATACATGCAGCGCATCAGGCAGCCCTGGAAGAAGGTAATAAAGCGGATGCCCGGGCCATCGACGGTGCCACAGGACTCAAAGGAGTGAATGCGACCAATAGTTGACATTGCGGTGATATCTCCAGGTTCGGCCCGTCCAGGGCCTGTTTATGTGCACAGCTCAGGCGGCTGTGTCGAGTCTGTTTTGGCTGTTATCCATTCATTATAGATAGCGGGCAAAAGAGACTGCGGAGCGGGAGGTGTTAAAAAGGCCCCACTTGCGTGGAGCCTTTATTGTACGCCTTTTACCGCGCGATTTCAGTCAAATCCACTTACATGGACTGAGTGAAAGTACGGGTAATAACGTCTTTCTGCTGCTCTTTAGTCAGTGAGTTGAAACGCACTGCGTAGCCAGATACACGGATGGTCAGCTGAGGATATTTCTCAGGGTGTTCCATCGCGTCGAGCAGCATTTCACGGTTCATGACGTTCACGTTCAGGTGCTGACCACCTTCGATGGACGCTTCGTGATGGAAGTAACCGTCCATCAGACCCGCGAGGTTAGTTTTACGCACTTCGTCGTCTTTACCCAGCGCATTTGGCACGATAGAGAAGGTGTAAGAGATACCATCTTTAGCGTAAGCAAACGGCAGTTTTGCAACGGAGGTCAGAGAGGCAACAGCACCTTTCTGGTCACGGCCGTGCATTGGGTTAGCACCTGGTCCGAATGGCGCGCCAGCACGACGTCCGTCTGGGGTGTTACCGGTTTTCTTACCATACACAACGTTAGAGGTGATGGTCAGAACAGACTGAGTCGGGATAGCGTTACGGTAGGTATTCAGTTTCTGAATTTTCTTCATGAAACGTTCTACCAGGTCAACCGCCATGTCATCAACGCGAGCGTCGTTGTTACCAAACTGCGGATATTCGCCTTCGATTTCGAAGTCAATAGCCAGACCGTCTTCGTCACGAATCGGTTTAACTTTCGCATATTTGATAGCGGACAGTGAGTCAGCTGCCACGGACAGACCTGCGATACCACATGCCATGGTGCGAACCACGTCACGGTCGTGCAGCGCCATCAGAGAAGCTTCGTAGCTGTATTTGTCGTGCATGTAGTGGATGACGTTCAGCGCGGTGACGTACTGTTTAGCCAGCCAGTCCATGAAGTGATCCATACGATCCATGACTTCGTCATAGTTCAGCACGTCGCCTTTGATTGGCTCAGACTTAGGACCCACCTGCAATTTCAGTTTTTCATCAACGCCGCCGTTGATTGCGTACAGCATGGTTTTCGCCAGGTTTGCACGCGCACCGAAGAACTGCATTTGTTTACCAACGATCATTGGGCTTACGCAGCAAGCGATAGCGTAGTCATCGTTGTTAAAGTCAGGACGCATCAGGTCATCGTTCTCGTACTGCAGAGAAGAGGTGTCGATGGACACTTTAGCGGCATATTTTTTGAAGTTCAGTGGCAGTTTTTCAGACCACAGAACGGTGATGTTCGGCTCCGGAGACGGCCCCATGGTGTACAGGGTGTTCAGGAAACGGAAGCTGTTTTTGGTTACCAGGGTACGGCCATCAACGCCCATACCGGCGATGGATTCAGTTGCCCAGATTGGGTCACCAGAGAACAGTTCATCGTACTCAGGGGTACGCAGGAAGCGAACCATACGCAGTTTCATGACCAGGTGGTCAATCATTTCCTGAGCGTCTTGTTCAGTGATTTTGCCTGCTTTCAGGTCACGTTCGATGTATGCATCCAGGAAGGTGGATACGCGACCGAAGGACATTGCTGCGCCGTTCTGAGACTTAACAGCGGCCAGGTAGCCGAAGTAGGTCCACTGGATAGCTTCCTGAGCGTTGGTCGCAGGACCAGAGATATCGCAACCGTATTTCGCTGCCATCTCTTTGATCTGACCCAGCGCACGGTGCTGTTCAGCGATCTCTTCACGCAGACGGATAGTGGCTTCCAGGTTTACACCATTTTCCAGATCGGACTGCAGAGACAGGAACTGGGAGTATTTGTCTTTCAGCAGGAAGTCGATACCGTACAGCGCAACGCGACGGTAGTCACCGATGATACGGCCACGGCCATACGCATCTGGCAGACCGGTCAGAACGCCAGATTTACGGCAGTTCAGAATGTCTTTGGTATAAACATCGAATACACCCTGGTTATGGGTTTTGCGGTATTCGGTGAAGATTTTTTTCAGCATTGGGTCCAGCTCGCGATCGTACGCTTTGCATGAACCTTCAACCATTTTGATACCACCGAACGGAATAATCGCACGTTTCAGTGGCGCTTCAGTCTGCAGACCCACGATCTTCTCGAGGGACTTGTTGATATAGCCCGCGTCGTGTGAAGTGATGGTGGACGCGATGGAGGTGTCGAAATCAACAGGCGCGTGAGTGCGGTTTTCCTGCTTAACGCCTTCCATAACGCTGTCCCACAGGGCAGTGGTCGCGTCGGTAGCACCGGCCAGGAAGGATTCGTCACCTTCATATGGGGTGTAGTTCTTCTGGATGAAGTCACGAACGTTGACTTCATTCTGCCAATCACCTTTGGCAAAACCTTCCCATGCTGTGGCTAACTTTTCATTAAGTTCGGACATGTAACACCTACCTTCTTAAGTGGATTTTTTATTTACTGCCTGAGAAAACCATTAATGATGGTTATCGCCACGCAGGTAAATGACCCAGTATGTCAACCCAACCAGCAGACCACCGCCGATAATGTTCCCGATTGTGACTGGGATCAGGTTATCAGTAATGAAGTTCATAACGGTCAGGTGAGAGAAATTTTCCGGGCTTGAACCGATGGCGGTCCAGAACTCCGGGCTGGCAAAGTCACGGATTACGATACCGAAAGGGATCATAAACATGTTTGCAATGCTGTGCTCAAAGCCGCTGGCGACGAACATCGCGACAGGCAGAACCATGATCATGGCTTTATCCATCAGGCTGCGCCCGGAGTAGCTCATCCAGACCGCCAGGCAGACCATCAGGTTTGCGAGGATGCCAAGGGCAACGGCTTCAATAAATGTATGGTGGACTTTGTGGTCGGCGGTTTGCAGGACGTTTAGCCCCCACGCGCCGTTGGCGGTCATATATTCACCCGACAACCACATCAACAGAACAAAGAGCAGACAGCCAACCAGGTTACCAACGTACACGTTGAGCCAGTTTTTGGCCAGTTGACCCCAGGTGATCCTGCCGCTGGCTTTCGCCACGACGATAAGTACCGTCGAGGTAAAGAGATCGGCGCCGCAAATCACGCACAGAATCAGACCCAGTGAAAAACAGATGCCGCCAATCAGCTTAGAAATACCGAAAGGCATCGCGGCTGTACCGGTGGTCGCAGTAATATAGAAAACAAAGGCGATGGAGATGAACACCCCAGCGGTAATCGCCAGGAAGAACGTCGTCAGCGGTTGTTTCGTTGCTTTATAGACACCCGCTTCTTCGGCAACTTTCGCCATAGCAGCTGGGAGTAATAGATCAAAAGGGTTGTCAGCTTTCACACTAACTCTCTCTTTATTAAGTCGGCGACGAGATACTAACAAAGCATTATAGAAGAGAAATTGATGTAGATCATATCTCGCCTGGCTTATAGGCCCGCAAAGTGCGTGGTTTTACAGCAAATGCGGAGTAAGTGCTTGATTATCCAAATAAAAATAAATTTTAAAAGTTACAAAATGATTTGATTTTTTTCTCCTGACCCTGTTGATGACAGTTAATTAGAATGGAGTATTTCATATTAAAAGTAACAATAACCGTCAGGCCGCTATTATTATAGCTACCAATATTTAACTTAATTATTACAATTAAAAATTTATTACCGCACATAAAAAACGGGGCAATAAAATTGCCCCGTAATATAACGTAGGTGATTGTATTCGCCTACTGTTTGTAATGGTATGTAACCTTATTTAGCCCAGTATGCGCTTTTGGCCTTTTGCAATTTCTCATAGGCTTTCAGTAACGACTGGTGGGCAGGGAAGGCTTTCAGATCGCTGTCCACGGCCTGCAGGCCATAGAATGGCGCTTCACCGCTCAGGGCTGCGCTGGCGTTCTCTACCGCCTCGGCACCGTACATGCGGGTAAAGGCGTTCAGGTACTGCAGCGGCTGACGATCTTCTTCCTGCGCCAGCAACAGCAGGGTCTGCAGGCAACGGTAGTAGTTCGCACGCTCTGCGCTGAACACCGAGGCGTTGAACTCGATGGTCCACTCGGTCCAGATCAGCGCCTGTTCCAGGTCGCCGCCCGCCAGCGCCAGCATCGCTTTCAGTTCGCCGATACGCAGGGTGTACCAGCCATTGTCTTTGCCCGTCGCCAGACCCAGCAGCTCACGCACGCGGGTAAAGTCGTCGTGACCTTCGTCGTCCAGTTGGGTAATGAGGTTCAGATAGTCCTCTTTCTCCCATGCGCTCTCCGGCAACGCCAGCAGAGTTTCGCGCAGGTGCGCACCCATGCTGTTGTTCGCCAGCCACAGATCTTCCACCGGATAGATGTCGGACATGCCCGGCACCAGAATACGGCAGGCGTAAACGCCCAGGTGCTCGTAATCGGCGATATACACTTCCTGATTTTCAGCAGTGAAGATGGCCATCAGCGTGGCGAACTCTTCTTCTGTGCTGCCTGAGAAGCTCCAGTCAACAAACGGATAATCCGCGTCCTGCTTAAACATATCCCAGGAGATAGAGCCGCTGGAGTCGATAAAGTGCGTTTCCAGGTTGGCATGTTCCGCCACTTCTTCATCATCGAACGTCGGCGGTGTAAATACGTCGAGATCTTTCAGGCTGCGGCCCTGCAGAAGTTCGGTAACGGTACGCTCCAGCGCCACGCCGAAGTCCGGGTGAGCACCGAAGGAGGCGAAGCAGGTGCCGTTCGCCGGGTTGAACAGTACCACGCAGATGACCGGGTACTTACCGCCCAGGGAGCCGTCGTAAGCGAAGATCGGGAAGCCTTCTGCTTCCAGTTTGGCGATGGACTCCACTACCCCCGGGTAGCGGGCCAGCACGTCAGCCGGGATCTCCGGCAGGCTGATAGATTCGGCGATAATGCGGTTTTTAATGTGGCGCTCAAAGACCTCTGACAGACCCTGAACACGCGCTTCGTTGCGGGTGTTACCGGCTGACATGCCGTTGGAGACATACAGGTTGCCAACGATGTTCATCGGAATATAGACGGTTTGCTCGTCAGACTGACGGGTAAACGGCAGGGCGCAGATCCCGCGATCTTCATTACCTGACTGCAGATCGACCAGCATGCTGGCGGTCAATTGATTATCCAGATCGTAGAACGCACGCAGACGATCGTCGAGGATCCCCTCCGGCAGTTCATCGTCTTCGGTCAGCGGGAACCATTTCTCATTTGGGTAGTGAACAAACGGGCCATTAGCCACGGTTTCGCCCAGCCAGAAATCGGCAAAGAAGTAGTTAGTAGACAGACGTTCAAAATACTCACCCAGCGCAGAGGCCAGCGCCGCTTTTTTGGTCGCGCCTTTACCGTTGGTAAAGCACAACGCACACTCTTTATCGCGAATATGCACAGACCAGACGTGGGGAACCGGATTAAGCCAGGAGGCCTCTTCGATGTTAAAGCCCAGGTCGGTCAGTTTTTGCTGGAAGCGAGCAATGGAGTCTTCCAGAGCGGCGTCTTTGCCGGGGATAAACGTTTGAGTCATGGGGATCACTTATATCGTACGGAAAGCGCGCAATGATACGGGTTTTACATGACTGGCGCTATCCTCCCGGCGGTTTCGGCGAAAATAAAAGGCTGAGCTATGCTTACCTTCAGTAACCTACTGTAAAGGAATATAAAAATGAAAGCATTCGATCTTCACCGAATGGCCTTTGATAAAGTTCCACTCGAGTTTTTAGGCGAGGTCGCGCTGCGAAGTCTCTATACCTTTGTCCTGGTTTTCCTGTTCCTCAAGCTTACCGGGCGACGCGGCGTGCGTCAGATGT
This DNA window, taken from Leclercia adecarboxylata, encodes the following:
- a CDS encoding anti-virulence regulator CigR family protein, whose product is MSTRRFTTTALAVVLSLSFATAPVMANPGNGNGHGNGGGQGNSGNHGNGNSGKGNSDNHGNKQNNGNQNPGKSNKSVSDDVNARVSYDHARHLALNYGLTGYDSLPPGIAKNLARGKPLPPGIAKKTVPASMLGQLPSYPGYEWRVVGKDLVLIALSTAIVTTIINGVFD
- the pflA gene encoding pyruvate formate lyase 1-activating protein encodes the protein MSTIGRIHSFESCGTVDGPGIRFITFFQGCLMRCMYCHNRDTWDTHGGKEVTVEELMKEVVTYRHFMNASGGGVTASGGEAILQAEFVRDWFRACHKESIHTCLDTNGFVRRYDPVIDELLEVTDLVMLDLKQMNDEIHQNLVGVSNHRTLEFAKYIAAKGIKTWIRYVVVPGWSDDDDSAHRLGEFTRDMGNVEKIELLPYHELGKHKWVAMGEEYKLDGVKPPKKETMERVKGILEQYGHKVMY
- the pflB gene encoding formate C-acetyltransferase, coding for MSELNEKLATAWEGFAKGDWQNEVNVRDFIQKNYTPYEGDESFLAGATDATTALWDSVMEGVKQENRTHAPVDFDTSIASTITSHDAGYINKSLEKIVGLQTEAPLKRAIIPFGGIKMVEGSCKAYDRELDPMLKKIFTEYRKTHNQGVFDVYTKDILNCRKSGVLTGLPDAYGRGRIIGDYRRVALYGIDFLLKDKYSQFLSLQSDLENGVNLEATIRLREEIAEQHRALGQIKEMAAKYGCDISGPATNAQEAIQWTYFGYLAAVKSQNGAAMSFGRVSTFLDAYIERDLKAGKITEQDAQEMIDHLVMKLRMVRFLRTPEYDELFSGDPIWATESIAGMGVDGRTLVTKNSFRFLNTLYTMGPSPEPNITVLWSEKLPLNFKKYAAKVSIDTSSLQYENDDLMRPDFNNDDYAIACCVSPMIVGKQMQFFGARANLAKTMLYAINGGVDEKLKLQVGPKSEPIKGDVLNYDEVMDRMDHFMDWLAKQYVTALNVIHYMHDKYSYEASLMALHDRDVVRTMACGIAGLSVAADSLSAIKYAKVKPIRDEDGLAIDFEIEGEYPQFGNNDARVDDMAVDLVERFMKKIQKLNTYRNAIPTQSVLTITSNVVYGKKTGNTPDGRRAGAPFGPGANPMHGRDQKGAVASLTSVAKLPFAYAKDGISYTFSIVPNALGKDDEVRKTNLAGLMDGYFHHEASIEGGQHLNVNVMNREMLLDAMEHPEKYPQLTIRVSGYAVRFNSLTKEQQKDVITRTFTQSM
- the focA gene encoding formate transporter FocA, giving the protein MKADNPFDLLLPAAMAKVAEEAGVYKATKQPLTTFFLAITAGVFISIAFVFYITATTGTAAMPFGISKLIGGICFSLGLILCVICGADLFTSTVLIVVAKASGRITWGQLAKNWLNVYVGNLVGCLLFVLLMWLSGEYMTANGAWGLNVLQTADHKVHHTFIEAVALGILANLMVCLAVWMSYSGRSLMDKAMIMVLPVAMFVASGFEHSIANMFMIPFGIVIRDFASPEFWTAIGSSPENFSHLTVMNFITDNLIPVTIGNIIGGGLLVGLTYWVIYLRGDNHH
- the ycaO gene encoding 30S ribosomal protein S12 methylthiotransferase accessory factor YcaO, encoding MTQTFIPGKDAALEDSIARFQQKLTDLGFNIEEASWLNPVPHVWSVHIRDKECALCFTNGKGATKKAALASALGEYFERLSTNYFFADFWLGETVANGPFVHYPNEKWFPLTEDDELPEGILDDRLRAFYDLDNQLTASMLVDLQSGNEDRGICALPFTRQSDEQTVYIPMNIVGNLYVSNGMSAGNTRNEARVQGLSEVFERHIKNRIIAESISLPEIPADVLARYPGVVESIAKLEAEGFPIFAYDGSLGGKYPVICVVLFNPANGTCFASFGAHPDFGVALERTVTELLQGRSLKDLDVFTPPTFDDEEVAEHANLETHFIDSSGSISWDMFKQDADYPFVDWSFSGSTEEEFATLMAIFTAENQEVYIADYEHLGVYACRILVPGMSDIYPVEDLWLANNSMGAHLRETLLALPESAWEKEDYLNLITQLDDEGHDDFTRVRELLGLATGKDNGWYTLRIGELKAMLALAGGDLEQALIWTEWTIEFNASVFSAERANYYRCLQTLLLLAQEEDRQPLQYLNAFTRMYGAEAVENASAALSGEAPFYGLQAVDSDLKAFPAHQSLLKAYEKLQKAKSAYWAK